The following is a genomic window from Flavobacterium sp..
AATTGGCACGCTTAATCAAGAACAAATTAACAAGTTAGCAAACGATATTATTTCCGAAAAAAGTGCAAAAAATCACGCCATCAGTACTTTTAAAATGGCAATGATGAATTTTGATCAATCATTATTTTTTAATACTTACAATCAATTACTTAACGAGAAATCATTTAGAGAAGTCTTTTACACTGTTTTTGTACCCTTAATGCAAGAATTAGGATTTTTATGGCAAACTGAAACCATTACTCCAGCTCACGAGCACTTTATCACCTATCTTATCAAACAAAAACTTTTAATTAATACCGAAAAAGTTCAAATACTAGAACCTATTAAAAATGATAAAGTTTTTGTGTTATTTCTTCCGTTGAACGAAATACACGAACTAGGATTAATGTATTTAAACTACGAAATTCTATTAAACGGTTATCAAACTATTTATCTAGGAGAAAGCATTCCTACTGACAGTTTAGTAGACTTGAAAAATTCATTTGAAAAAATCACTTTTGTAAGCTATTTAACTGTTGAACCTAATCAAGATGAAGTAAACGGATATCTAGCTGACATGTATTCTAAATTATTAGAAAACACGAACCACGAGCTCCTTTTATTAGGAAGAATGACACAGTTTATTTCATCTAAAACAATACCAAATAACGTTCACATATTTAATAGTATAGAAGAACTTTCAAATACTTTATAAAAAGTTTTGTTTCGTTTAACTTTTTTATTATTTTTGTTAAACAAAATAAACAGCAAGTGCAAAAAAAAATTGTCATTATCGGTTCTGGATTTTCTTCATTGGCTGCGGCTTGCTATTTAGCAAAACAAGGTAATGATGTAACAATCTATGAGAAAAATAGCACCATAGGAGGAAGAGCACGTCAACTTAAAAAAGAAGGCTTTACTTTTGATATTGGCCCAACTTGGTATTGGATGCCAGATGTTTTTGAGCGATTTTTTGCTGATTTCAATAAAAAACCGTCTGATTATTATGAGTTAATTAAATTATCTCCTGCTTATCAGGTGTATTTTGGGCATTTAGATTTTGTAACAATTGCAGATAATTTACCTGAAATTGTTAGCACTTTTGAATCTATCGAAAAAGGAAGTGGTAAACAATTAGAACAATTTATGGCAGAAGCCAAAAGTAATTATGATATTGCAATTAAAGATTTAGTTTACCGTCCGGGTGAATCTCCATTAGAATTAATCACACTAGAAACAGCCAAAAAAGTGAATCAATTTTTTAGTAACATTAAAAAAGATGTTCGAAAAAGATTCAAAAACATGAAATTGGTTCAAATATTAGAATTTCCCGTTTTGTTTTTAGGAGCTAAACCAAGTGACACACCATCATTTTATAACTTCATGAATTATGCCGATTTTGGCTTAGGCACTTGGCATCCAAAAAACGGAATGTATTCTGTAATATTAGCAATGGAAACATTAGCAAGAGAATTGGGCGTCAAAATAGAAACTAATGCTAACGTTGAAAAAATTGATGTAACCAATGGTAAAGCAACTGGCATATTAGTCAATAATAAAATAGTTACTGCAGATATTGTATTAAGTGGAGCCGATTATCATCATTCTGAAACATTATTAGAAAAAAATTATCGTCAGTATTCAGAAAATTACTGGGAAAATAAAACATTTGCTCCTTCTTCCCTATTATTTTATGTGGGGTTTGACAAAAAAATTGAAAATGTAGAACATCATTCATTATTTTTTGATGTGGATTTTGATGTGCATGCCGAAGCAATTTATGACCATCCAAAATGGCCAGAAAATCCGCTTTTTTATGCTAGTTTTCCCTCTAAAACAGATGCTTCATCAGCTCCAGAAGGAAAAGAAGCAGGTATCTTTTTAATCCCTTTAGCTCCTGGTTTGGAAGATACTAACGAATTACGTGAATTGTATTTTGAAAAAATAATTACGCGTCTTGAACAATTAACTGATCAAAAAGTAAAAAATAATATTATCTTTAAGGAATCATTTTGTGTAAATGATTTTATAAAAGATTATAATTCGTACAAAGGGAATGCGTATGGTATGGCAAATACCTTACTGCAAACCGCTTTTTTAAGACCTAAATTGAAAAGTAAAAAAGTAAAAAACTTATATTTTACTGGTCAATTAACTGTACCAGGACCAGGAGTACCTCCTTCCTTAATCTCAGGAAAATTAGTATCAGATTTAATAGAAAAATATCAATAAGCATGAAGGCATTATTTGACAAAATATCTAACGATTGTAGTGTAAAAGTTACTAAAGCATATAGTACCTCTTTCTCGAGTGCCGTAAAAATGCTGGCGCCTAGTATTAGACAAGATATTTATAATATTTATGGTTTTGTTCGTTTTGCAGACGAAATTGTAGATTCGTTCCATGATTATGATAAAGCATTTCTTTTTGATAAATTTGAAGAAGATTTAAAAGATGCCCTTTCACATAAAATAAGTTTAAATCCTATTTTAAATTCATTTCAACACACAGTGAATAAATACAATATTCCACAAGAGATGATTGATGCTTTTATGAAAAGTATGAAATTAGATTTAAGCAAAAGCGAATATAAAACAACAGAAGAATATCAAGAATACATTTATGGTTCTGCTGATGTAGTGGGTTTAATGTGTTTGAAAGTTTTTGTCAATGGAAACGAAACAAGATTCAATGAACTAAAAGATTCAGCGATGCGTTTAGGCTCTGCATTTCAAAAAGTAAATTTCTTAAGAGATTTAAAAGCAGATTTTGAAGATTTAAGTAGAACTTATTTTCCTAATACCGATTTGAATCATTTAGACGAAAAATCAAAACAAGAAATAATTGCAGATATTGAAAGTGATTTTGAAGCTGCATTCGAAGGAATAAAAAATCTTCCGTTAGAAGCTAAATTTGGAGTGTATACAGCTTATAGATATTATAAAAAGTTATTGAAAAAACTTCAAAAAACCCCTTCTCTTGAAATTAAAAATACGAGAATAAGAGTTTCTGATTATCAAAAAGTACAATTATTAGCGAGATGCTACGTCAAATATAGATTAAATATTATTTGATGGATGATGGTTCTTTTATCATGCTGAATTACGTTTCAATAGCTTTCAATAAATTTAATTATTAAAATTTAAAATATTATGTGGATTCACGTTTTAGTTTTTTTTACCACCTTTTTTATTATGGAATTTATGGCTTGGTTTACACATAAGTATGTAATGCATGGCTTTTTATGGAGTTTACATGCAGACCACCATAAAAAAGATCATGATTCTTGGTTTGAAAGAAATGATGCCTTTTTTATTTTTTATGCCATTGTTAGTATTACTTGTTTTTATACGTGGAGTATTGGTTCATTCGAATTAGGAATATCAATAGGTTTAGGAATTTTAGCCTATGGAATTACCTACTTTTTAGTACATGATATTTTCATACACCAACGTTTTAAAATCTTCAGAAATGCAGATAATAAATATGCTAGAGCGGTTAGAAGAGCCCATAAAATGCATCACAAACATATTGGAAAAGAACACGGCGAATGCTTTGGAATGTTAATAGTTCCTTTTAAATTTTATAAAAACTAAAAAATCCCGCTGAAGCGGGATTTTTTAGTTTTTATAAAATAATGAACTTATTCCCCGTTTTTATCGACTTTTATTCTTTCTTTTCTATTGGCTAATTCCCAAGCTAGGGCAAAAGCTAGTTGGGCACGTTTTGCTAAAGCATCATATTCAATTTTATCAGGAGTGTCACTTGGTAAGTGATAATCTGCATGAATACCATTAAAAAAGAAAATGGAAGGAATTCCTTTTTTAGCAAAATTATAATGGTCAGAACGGAAATAAATTCTTTCAGGGTCGTTTCGGTCGTTATACTTGTAGTCTAATTCTAATTTTGTAAATTTAGTATTAACTTCTTCATTTATAGTATGTAACTCGCTACTTAATCTATCAGAACCAATTACATAAATGTAATTGTTAGTAGCTGGATGAAGTGTGTCTCTACGTCCAATCATATCAATATTGATATCTGCAATAGTGTTTTCTAATGGAAATAAAGGGTTTTCTGAATAGTATCTAGAACCATGTAAACCATGTTCTTCACCTGTTACGTGTAAAAATAAGATAGAACGCTTTGGTCCTTGTCCTTTTTTCTCAGCTTCTTTAAATGCTTGAGCAATTTCTAATAACGCTACAGTTCCTGAACCATCATCGTCGGCACCATTATAAATTTCACCATTTTTCATTCCTACGTGGTCGTAATGTGCAGAAATAACTAAAATTTCTTCTGGTTTTTCAGAACCTTTAATGAATGCCCAAATATTTTCTGAATCATTCAATTTTGGAGCAAATCCTCTTTTCATGAATTCAGAAGGAACTTTTTGATAAAAATCAGTTGCTCCTGGAGGAAAACTGATTCCCATTTTTTTGTATTCGCTAATCAAATACTCACCTGCTTTTTTTTGTCCAGGTTCTCCAGTATTTCTACCTTGCATTTCATCTCCAGCAACAATATATAGATGCTTGCTTAGTTCTTCAGCTTTAATAGTAGTTATGTAATTACTGGCGTCTGCTTGTTTTTTTGTGGTTTTTTGTGCAGATGAACAGCTAACAAACATGGTGAAAACAACACCAAATAACATTATTTTTCTCATAATAGCATGTGTAAATTTTTTTTTCAATAACAAATATAATAGTTTGTTGTTAAATTTAAATTTTTATTGTGGGAAGAACGAAAAAAAACTAATAAGTAATAAAATTATTTATTAAAATGTATCGCTGATAATATTGTTTAATTTCGGGTTACTGGCTAATATTACTCTTTATCTTTTGTCTCAAGGATGTAACCAATCCCGTGAATATTCGTTAATTTCAGGGTTTCATCTTCAATTAGTTTTTTACGTAACTTAGAAATGTAGGTATCTAAGCTTCTGCCAACAAAAACACCATGATCTTCCCATACTTTTTTAGAAAGTTCCTCTCGTTTGATGATTTTATTTTGATTCGCAACAAATAGGCTTAACAATTCAACTTCTTTTTTAGAAAGACTAATTTCTTTTGTTTCTAACATTAGTTTGTTTTCGCTTGGGTAGAAATGAAATTTACCAATCAAAATGCTATTTTCGTTAATTAAATTAGTTGGTTTTGTTTTTTTTCTCTTAGGAAAGAACACAAAAGTTAAAATAAGACTTACTAATAAGAGTACAATCCAAAACCAAAAGTATTTGTTAAGTGAATTTACTATTTTTTCTAAAAAACGCACTTCTATTATATAGCATTTTTGTGGAATGATACGTCCGCGACACGGTATGATACTTTTTCCTTGGTTAGCATATTTTAGAAAACTATAAGCGACTTCTAAATCTTCACATTGTTTTACTTCAATTTGGTAATCGACAGGAAGGTTTGCTTGTTTAAAACTACGAGCGACAATTGCAATTAAACTATCAGGGTGAATAGCAAGTGCTTTTTCAAAGGAAAGTTGATATTTTGAATCGCCTATTTTTTGAATAGGTAAAATAAGTGAGGTACTATCTCTATTGGACAATAACAATTTGTTACCAACATCGCGCAAAGTAATTTTGACTAGTTCAGGAACTGGTTCACTCTTTTTATTTGATGATAAAAGCATTATGGAAGCAAAAACTGCTATGCATAAACTACAGTAGAAATATATTTTTCTTAGATTCATAAGTAATGCAAATAACATAAATTTTTGCCGTTTTTTAAAAGCATTGACACTTATTTTGCATTTTTTTTACATTTGAAAGGTTTGACTAGTTTAGTTTTACATTGAATTTAATAAATACTAGGTTACATTTATTCTTGTAACAATTTTAAAAGCTGAATTAGACCAATTATGAAAGGAATAAAATTATTTTTCTTCAATTTTAAAACAATTACTATTTCAATGTTTTGTTTTTCTTTATTTTCATCTTGTGCGGGTCAAGTTGAAAAAAATGAATTGCCATTAAAAATTAGGCCTGAACAATTTAAAATACACGAAGACAGTATTAGTATGAAAGCTGAAACTTTACCCGAGTATAAAATCAGTCCACACGATAAAGAAAGCCAAGGATACCAAATAAGTGGTGTTGTTCGTACAGTACTTCAAGATAGTAAAGGAAATTTTTGGTTTGGTACACAAGATGGACTTTGTCGTAAGGATAAAAGTGGTGTTGTTTATTTTTCGATTAAAGATTTGAAAGGTAATGGTATAACAGTTCATGTTATTCTTGAAGATAAAGCAGGAAATATTTGGATAGGATATAATAATGGGATTGCAAAATATGATGGCGAATTTTTTACCAATTATTATGTGAAAGATATTGAAGCAATTGGTGCGCTTTGGAGCATGATAATGGATACTAAAGGAACCCTATGGATTGGAACAACACAAGGTGTTTTTACTTTTGATGGACAAGTTTTTACATCGTTTGAAATTCCTGAAGGGAAAGTAAATCCTAATATGGGAGTTAGTACTTCTAAAATGATTCATTCAATTATAGTAGACAGTAAAGGGAATATATGGTTTGCAACTAATGGCGGAGCTTATGTTTATGATGGAAAGACGTTAATAAACATTTCAGCAAAAGATAAACTTCTCTCCAATTTTGTAAATCAAATTATAGAAATTTCGAATGGAAATTATTTGGTTTCAACAGCTAATGGACTTTTTCGATACGATGGAAATTCATTTTATAACTTAACTGAAAAACTACTAGGTAAAAATGAAGGCGTAGGCTATATTTTTGAAGATATAAACGGTACCATTTGGTTTACTGCAAATAAGCGCGATATTTATAGTTACAATGGTGAAACATTTCAAAAAATTCAAATTAAGGAAGGTGAATTTAGACCATTGTCTTTTCAAATTTACCAAGATCAACAAAACCGATTATGGTTTGTCGGTTTTAAAGGGGCATATCGATTAGAAAATAATGCATTTGTAAATGTTACCAGATTTGGACCTTGGTAACACTAAAAACATTTTACTTTTATTTATATTATTAATTAAAAAAATCTTCAATCATGAACCACAATTTAATTTATTTTTTATTGATTCTATTGTTCAACTGTAGTTGCACAAGTGTGAATTCTCAAGAAACCGCCTCTAATACAAATGAACTAGATAGCATTAATATGATGCCAACTCATTTTAACGATGATGTAATACATGTTGATCAACTTTACACTTCAATTATTAGAGTAGATAGAGTAATTAAAAATGAATACGCACTAACAATACAAATGAATTTAAAAAATGGCTCTTATTTTATTTCACCCAATGAAAAAGGAGACTTTACAGGTAAATTTATCATTAATATTACTGATCCCGAAAAAATATTAGTCGACGAGGCAATTATTGAAACACCCCTTTCAAAAGGAGAACTCAATAACCATGGAAGTCTTGTAAATTGGGTTCGTGAAAACACCAATTACAAAAAAACTTTAAAAGTATTATCTAACGATGATTTTGAAGTCAGTGGGTATATCCAATTTACTATTGAACCTCGTTGTACATTAGAAAAAATACCTTTTATCCTTTCTAATACCAATGGAAAATTGAGTATAAGGATAGATGGATGTTAATATAGATTAGTTTTAACCTTTCAATGGTATTGCTTTTTGTACTGAAAATTGATTATAATAATATTATGTAAAAATATCACATTCTTTAGTGCTTTAATAATAGATTAAAATAAAATTACTAAAAAAAGTAGCAAGAGTTTGTAATAGAAAAAGCGTTCTTTATATTATTTATTCAAACAACTTAATAGCTAAAAATATTTTAGAAAGTTCATAGTTGTATCTTAGTTTTGTAATTATACGATTACTTTTACATAAAAGTTAAATTTTATAAAAAATGTAATCTATTTCGTTAAAACTAATTTTCAATCCAATTTTTTAAAATTTGTTTTCCATGCACTGTTAAAATGCTTTCAGGATGGAATTGAACACCTCTAACATCATAAAC
Proteins encoded in this region:
- a CDS encoding MerR family transcriptional regulator — encoded protein: MNNVKNVFSIKDLENLSGIKAHTIRIWEKRYNVLEPMRSDTNIRSYDIKNLQKLLNIVLLHNYGYKISKIGTLNQEQINKLANDIISEKSAKNHAISTFKMAMMNFDQSLFFNTYNQLLNEKSFREVFYTVFVPLMQELGFLWQTETITPAHEHFITYLIKQKLLINTEKVQILEPIKNDKVFVLFLPLNEIHELGLMYLNYEILLNGYQTIYLGESIPTDSLVDLKNSFEKITFVSYLTVEPNQDEVNGYLADMYSKLLENTNHELLLLGRMTQFISSKTIPNNVHIFNSIEELSNTL
- a CDS encoding phytoene desaturase family protein, translating into MQKKIVIIGSGFSSLAAACYLAKQGNDVTIYEKNSTIGGRARQLKKEGFTFDIGPTWYWMPDVFERFFADFNKKPSDYYELIKLSPAYQVYFGHLDFVTIADNLPEIVSTFESIEKGSGKQLEQFMAEAKSNYDIAIKDLVYRPGESPLELITLETAKKVNQFFSNIKKDVRKRFKNMKLVQILEFPVLFLGAKPSDTPSFYNFMNYADFGLGTWHPKNGMYSVILAMETLARELGVKIETNANVEKIDVTNGKATGILVNNKIVTADIVLSGADYHHSETLLEKNYRQYSENYWENKTFAPSSLLFYVGFDKKIENVEHHSLFFDVDFDVHAEAIYDHPKWPENPLFYASFPSKTDASSAPEGKEAGIFLIPLAPGLEDTNELRELYFEKIITRLEQLTDQKVKNNIIFKESFCVNDFIKDYNSYKGNAYGMANTLLQTAFLRPKLKSKKVKNLYFTGQLTVPGPGVPPSLISGKLVSDLIEKYQ
- a CDS encoding phytoene/squalene synthase family protein, which produces MKALFDKISNDCSVKVTKAYSTSFSSAVKMLAPSIRQDIYNIYGFVRFADEIVDSFHDYDKAFLFDKFEEDLKDALSHKISLNPILNSFQHTVNKYNIPQEMIDAFMKSMKLDLSKSEYKTTEEYQEYIYGSADVVGLMCLKVFVNGNETRFNELKDSAMRLGSAFQKVNFLRDLKADFEDLSRTYFPNTDLNHLDEKSKQEIIADIESDFEAAFEGIKNLPLEAKFGVYTAYRYYKKLLKKLQKTPSLEIKNTRIRVSDYQKVQLLARCYVKYRLNII
- a CDS encoding beta-carotene hydroxylase: MWIHVLVFFTTFFIMEFMAWFTHKYVMHGFLWSLHADHHKKDHDSWFERNDAFFIFYAIVSITCFYTWSIGSFELGISIGLGILAYGITYFLVHDIFIHQRFKIFRNADNKYARAVRRAHKMHHKHIGKEHGECFGMLIVPFKFYKN
- a CDS encoding M28 family metallopeptidase; the protein is MRKIMLFGVVFTMFVSCSSAQKTTKKQADASNYITTIKAEELSKHLYIVAGDEMQGRNTGEPGQKKAGEYLISEYKKMGISFPPGATDFYQKVPSEFMKRGFAPKLNDSENIWAFIKGSEKPEEILVISAHYDHVGMKNGEIYNGADDDGSGTVALLEIAQAFKEAEKKGQGPKRSILFLHVTGEEHGLHGSRYYSENPLFPLENTIADINIDMIGRRDTLHPATNNYIYVIGSDRLSSELHTINEEVNTKFTKLELDYKYNDRNDPERIYFRSDHYNFAKKGIPSIFFFNGIHADYHLPSDTPDKIEYDALAKRAQLAFALAWELANRKERIKVDKNGE
- a CDS encoding winged helix-turn-helix domain-containing protein; translation: MLFALLMNLRKIYFYCSLCIAVFASIMLLSSNKKSEPVPELVKITLRDVGNKLLLSNRDSTSLILPIQKIGDSKYQLSFEKALAIHPDSLIAIVARSFKQANLPVDYQIEVKQCEDLEVAYSFLKYANQGKSIIPCRGRIIPQKCYIIEVRFLEKIVNSLNKYFWFWIVLLLVSLILTFVFFPKRKKTKPTNLINENSILIGKFHFYPSENKLMLETKEISLSKKEVELLSLFVANQNKIIKREELSKKVWEDHGVFVGRSLDTYISKLRKKLIEDETLKLTNIHGIGYILETKDKE
- a CDS encoding ligand-binding sensor domain-containing protein; this encodes MKGIKLFFFNFKTITISMFCFSLFSSCAGQVEKNELPLKIRPEQFKIHEDSISMKAETLPEYKISPHDKESQGYQISGVVRTVLQDSKGNFWFGTQDGLCRKDKSGVVYFSIKDLKGNGITVHVILEDKAGNIWIGYNNGIAKYDGEFFTNYYVKDIEAIGALWSMIMDTKGTLWIGTTQGVFTFDGQVFTSFEIPEGKVNPNMGVSTSKMIHSIIVDSKGNIWFATNGGAYVYDGKTLINISAKDKLLSNFVNQIIEISNGNYLVSTANGLFRYDGNSFYNLTEKLLGKNEGVGYIFEDINGTIWFTANKRDIYSYNGETFQKIQIKEGEFRPLSFQIYQDQQNRLWFVGFKGAYRLENNAFVNVTRFGPW